From one Labeo rohita strain BAU-BD-2019 chromosome 8, IGBB_LRoh.1.0, whole genome shotgun sequence genomic stretch:
- the cep78 gene encoding centrosomal protein of 78 kDa: protein MLEPAQIRRRGAQDFEGYYDHVCAAQGSAPVRAVKASLSRGMLEFNPDHISLTDWTPILSALAINKHLQHVAIKSCHLTSTGAQSFYRSHSKKKTPVIHSKNMTVQLCKAVQKCLCESSSLKTLQLHGLPLREKDLTILTKGLAKSVSLEHLSLAHCPIADQGLEVICQSVKYSSMIKTVDFTSCNITWQGAEHMASIIKHQAMKRHSTAWVETLRYRKAEFEAMSGLRRITLNDNILIGDRGVMALARELAEDLWVKAVDLQRCGISNEGAQVLEQMLQSNSTLCVLDIRRNPLVDNNMVKAVLKKVLMNTKSHDSQYLWLKPPSPKSTLDQSRQSRRKNAGKATYRIGSRRSSSVNPAWRPPRPGSVGYVPWRTAARADLQRGASQADGMTDQSFQNATSVRVTVETESESEEVDGAYVPSPQEKITSYQFRRLQRENNRLQVELEECRLRLAEERNNRLKTNSRLVELELENERLRSLNQSLSEAHLSTSVLEDEHVLESIESSFQKFHAFLDLLKDAGLGQFASMAGIDQSDFGLLGHPQLSSTERTRTHASRENQRNEERRESLVMADILQPESGAHSEPPANAEDILRLHSQQEVPQSPVSLCRASPLLQEPLEFEASDRSRVSSAPSNHQRAGGGSRSDISASGVSLQSKASKSFRANGSVCSALDSRASSLSQLGSGRQSASGSQGSAFGLVGL, encoded by the exons ATGTTGGAACCAGCGCAGATCCGTCGGAGAGGCGCTCAGGATTTTGAAGGCTACTATGATCATGTGTGTGCGGCTCAGGGATCAGCTCCTGTCCGTGCGGTGAAAGCCAGCCTGAGTCGGGGGATGTTGGAGTTTAACCCTGATCACATCAGTCTAACGGACTGGACGCCCATCCTGTCAGCCCTGGCCATCAACAAACACCTCCAGCATGTTGCTATCAAGAGCTGCCACCTCACCAGCACTGGAGCTCAGA GTTTTTACAGGTCTCATAGTAAGAAGAAGACCCCTGTGATTCACTCCAAGAATATGACTGTTCAGTTGTGTAAGGCTGTGCAAAAGTGCCTGTGTGAGTCAAGCAGCCTAAAGACTCTTCAGCTACATGGTTTGCCATTGAGAGAAAAAGACCTCACGATTCTCACAAAG GGTTTAGCTAAGAGTGTGTCACTGGAGCATCTGTCTTTAGCACACTGTCCAATTGCCGATCAAGGTTTGGAAG TCATCTGTCAGAGTGTCAAATATTCTTCAATGATTAAGACAGTGGATTTCACTTCCTGTAATATCACGTGGCAGGGAGCGGAGCATATGGCCAGCATCATAAAG CACCAGGCAATGAAACGCCATAGTACAGCATGGGTGGAGACTTTGCGCTACAGGAAGGCGGAGTTTGAAGCCATGAGCGGACTGCGCAGAATTACTCTCAATGACAACATCCTGATTGGAGACAGAGGAGTGATGGCACTCGCTCGTGAGCTTGCGGAGGACCTGTGGGTCAAAG CGGTGGACCTACAGCGGTGTGGGATCTCAAATGAAGGGGCTCAAGTTCTAGAGCAGATGCTTCAGTCCAATTCCACTCTGTGTGTGCTTGACATCAGGAGAAACCCACTAGTTG ATAATAATATGGTGAAGGCTGTGCTTAAAAAAGTTCTCATGAACACTAAAAGCCATGACTCACAG TATCTTTGGCTTAAACCTCCTTCTCCCAAAAGCACTCTTGATCAGTCACGGCAGTCAAGGAGGAAGAATGCAGGAAAAGCTACATATCGAATTG GATCTCGCCGGTCCTCATCCGTAAACCCTGCGTGGAGGCCTCCTCGGCCTGGTTCGGTGGGGTACGTCCCATGGCGCACTGCTGCACGGGCTGACCTACAAAG AGGTGCATCACAGGCTGATGGGATGACAGACCAGAGTTTTCAA AACGCCACCTCTGTGCGGGTAACCGTTGAAACGGAGTCAGAATCAGAGGAGGTGGATGGTGCATATGTACCGAGTCCTCAAGAGAAAATCACAAGCTACCAGTTCAGACGACTACAGAGAGAGAACAATCGATTACAG GTGGAGCTGGAAGAGTGTCGTTTGAGGCTGGCGGAGGAGAGGAACAACAGGCTGAAAACCAACTCTCGCCTGGTGGAG CTGGAATTGGAGAATGAGCGTTTGCGTAGTCTGAATCAATCCCTGTCTGAAGCCCACCTCAGCACTTCTGTGCTGGAGGACGAACATGTGCTGGAAAGCATCGAATCCTCCTTCCAGAAATTCCACGCATTCCTAGACCTGCTGAAAGATGCTGG GCTCGGCCAGTTTGCGTCTATGGCTGGAATAGACCAGTCAGACTTTGGTCTTCTTGGACATCCTCAGCTTTCCTCAACAGAGAGGACAAGGACGCACGCCAGCCGAGAAAACCAGAGAAATGAGGAGAGGAGGGAGAGTTTAGTA ATGGCAGACATCCTTCAACCTGAATCGGGGGCTCATTCAGAACCTCCTGCTAACGCTGAAGACATTCTCCGGCTTCATTCCCAACAGGAAGTTCCTCAAAGTCCAGTGAGCTTGTGTCGTGCCTCCCCCTTGTTACAGGAGCCACTTGAGTTTGAGGCCTCTGATAGGAGCCGAGTGTCCTCAGCCCCGTCAAACCACCAGAGGGCCGGTGGAGGCTCTCGCTCAGACATTTCAGCCAGTGGCGTCAGTCTTCAGTCCAAAGCCTCAAAGTCCTTCAGAGCGAACGGATCCGTGTGCTCGGCTCTTGACTCGAGAGCCTCTAGTCTGTCTCAGCTGGGTTCAGGAAGACAGAGTGCTTCAGGAAGCCAAGGAAGTGCTTTTGGGCTGGTTGGGCTTTAG